Proteins found in one Panicum hallii strain FIL2 chromosome 4, PHallii_v3.1, whole genome shotgun sequence genomic segment:
- the LOC112890744 gene encoding F-box protein At5g67140 isoform X1 — protein sequence MEQQQRDGDGGAAEADIERLPADLLAHVLSLLPTFRDLSMAGGVSRRWRRAVERSLASRRRLSFAGQRTGDDTAARLVRAAVNLRDLDISRSCWGCQITDEGLIKISSADCVGNLTSISLWGLAGITDKGVVQLVSRAYSLQHLNIGGTFITDESLNAVANSCTNLKSIILWSCRHVTEAGLVALVNKCRRLECINVGGMRVPPESFVGLLSISPALRIRSIPQILNAGLQVS from the exons atggagcagcagcagcgcgacggcgatggcggcgcggcggaggcggacatCGAGCGGCTCCCCGCCGACCTCCTCGCGCACGTCCTCTCCCTCCTTCCCACCTTCCGCGACCTGTCCAT GGCGGGGGGAGTGAGCCGGAGGTGGCGCCGGGCGGTGGAGCGGTCGCTggcgtcgcggcggcggctgaGCTTCGCGGGGCAGCGCACCGGCGACGACACCGCCGCGCGCCTCGTCCGCGCCGCCGTCAACCTCCGCGACCTCGACAT TTCACGAAGCTGCTGGGGCTGCCAAATCACCGACGAAGGCTTGATCAAGATTTCTTCCGCGGATTGCGTCGGGAACCTCACGTCCATATCGTTGTGGGGATTGGCTGGAATTACAGACAAGGGCGTTGTTCAGCTG GTTTCAAGGGCTTATTCTCTTCAGCACCTGAATATTGGTGGGACATTTATCACAGACGAATCACTGAATGCAGTCGCAAATAGCTGCACAAATCTGAAG AGCATCATCCTGTGGAGCTGCCGCCACGTGACGGAGGCCGGGCTGGTGGCGCTGGTGAACAAGTGCCGGCGGCTGGAGTGCATCAACGTGGGCGGCATGCGGGTGCCGCCGGAGAGCTTCGTGGGCCTGCTCTCCATCAGCCCCGCCCTGCGGATCAGGTCCATCCCCCAGATCCTCAACGCCGGGCTGCAGGTCTCTTGA
- the LOC112890744 gene encoding F-box protein At5g67140 isoform X2 — MEQQQRDGDGGAAEADIERLPADLLAHVLSLLPTFRDLSMAGGVSRRWRRAVERSLASRRRLSFAGQRTGDDTAARLVRAAVNLRDLDICWGCQITDEGLIKISSADCVGNLTSISLWGLAGITDKGVVQLVSRAYSLQHLNIGGTFITDESLNAVANSCTNLKSIILWSCRHVTEAGLVALVNKCRRLECINVGGMRVPPESFVGLLSISPALRIRSIPQILNAGLQVS, encoded by the exons atggagcagcagcagcgcgacggcgatggcggcgcggcggaggcggacatCGAGCGGCTCCCCGCCGACCTCCTCGCGCACGTCCTCTCCCTCCTTCCCACCTTCCGCGACCTGTCCAT GGCGGGGGGAGTGAGCCGGAGGTGGCGCCGGGCGGTGGAGCGGTCGCTggcgtcgcggcggcggctgaGCTTCGCGGGGCAGCGCACCGGCGACGACACCGCCGCGCGCCTCGTCCGCGCCGCCGTCAACCTCCGCGACCTCGACAT CTGCTGGGGCTGCCAAATCACCGACGAAGGCTTGATCAAGATTTCTTCCGCGGATTGCGTCGGGAACCTCACGTCCATATCGTTGTGGGGATTGGCTGGAATTACAGACAAGGGCGTTGTTCAGCTG GTTTCAAGGGCTTATTCTCTTCAGCACCTGAATATTGGTGGGACATTTATCACAGACGAATCACTGAATGCAGTCGCAAATAGCTGCACAAATCTGAAG AGCATCATCCTGTGGAGCTGCCGCCACGTGACGGAGGCCGGGCTGGTGGCGCTGGTGAACAAGTGCCGGCGGCTGGAGTGCATCAACGTGGGCGGCATGCGGGTGCCGCCGGAGAGCTTCGTGGGCCTGCTCTCCATCAGCCCCGCCCTGCGGATCAGGTCCATCCCCCAGATCCTCAACGCCGGGCTGCAGGTCTCTTGA